One part of the Thermodesulfovibrio sp. 3462-1 genome encodes these proteins:
- a CDS encoding caspase family protein, translating to MKKNFLMLILFLFGILHIAECSYAQEKPEIFVQLGHSHDVKAVAFSPDGRIVASGSWDKTIKLWDVATGREIRTLSGHSDVVSAVAFSPDGRMVASGSGDKTIKLWDAASGREIRTLSGHSGWVKAVAFSPDGRIVASGSVDNTIKLWDVATGREIRTLSGHSKLVLSVAFSPDGRMVASGSGDKTIKLWDVATGREIRTLSGHSGDVKAVAFSPDGRIVASGSDDKTIKLWDVATGREIRTLSGHSRDVNAVAFSPDGRMVASGSWDKTIKLWDVATGREIRTLSGHSGDVEAVAFSPDGRIVASGSWETIKLWDVATGREIRTLSGHSGWVEAVAFSPDGRIVASGSWETIKLWDVATGRKIRTLSGHSYSVKAVAFSPDGRIVASGSRDNTIKLWDVATGREIRTLSGHSKLVLSVAFSPDGRIVASGSEDNTIKLWDVATGREIRTLSRHSYSVEAVAFSPDGRIVASGSWETIKLWDVATGREIRTLRGHSYSVKAVAFSPDGRILASGSEDNTIKLWDVATGREIRTLSGHSNWVRSVAFSPDGRIVASGSWDGTIKLWDVATGREIRTLSGHSYYVEAVAFSPDGRIVASGSGDGTTRIWDISTGKEIAQFVGFTDGEWVVITPEGYYNASPGGDKHLNVRIGNNVYSIENYREAFYRPDLVKVALSGGSLKEYKTLADVKQPPLVEIIDTPSSTRNDEVKVTVRLTDQGGGIGDIRLYLNDVAVLVDSARGVKITPKPGEKAIYKTYTIKLLNGENVIKAVAFNGDNTMQSNPAVHRIIASLSIKKPSMYAVVIGINKYKNPKLELKYAVADARLFAETLKQIAGPLFQRVEIRLLTTKEETTKESIKKTLEQMKNLNPDDVFVFYVASHGTVDEGEYFLITSNVGSLSTFRLKEDALTQTELKELIANVPSTKKMIVIDTCNAGKLGEALQVAMLTRGMSEETAVKILSRAVGSTILSASTSLQEALEGYQGHGLFTYVLSEGMKGKADMDRDGFIKTLELANYVDSEVPALAEKVFKRAQYPTATPSGQAFPIGKIR from the coding sequence ATGAAGAAGAATTTTTTAATGTTGATCCTCTTTCTTTTTGGGATTTTGCATATTGCTGAGTGCTCTTATGCTCAGGAAAAACCTGAGATTTTTGTGCAGTTGGGGCATAGTCACGATGTCAAAGCAGTAGCCTTTTCCCCTGATGGCAGGATAGTGGCATCAGGAAGTTGGGATAAAACCATCAAGCTCTGGGATGTAGCAACAGGTCGTGAGATAAGAACACTAAGCGGGCATAGTGACGTTGTCTCTGCTGTTGCCTTTTCCCCTGATGGCAGGATGGTGGCATCAGGAAGTGGGGATAAGACCATCAAGCTATGGGATGCTGCAAGCGGCAGAGAGATTCGCACCTTAAGCGGGCATAGTGGCTGGGTCAAAGCAGTAGCCTTTTCCCCTGATGGCAGGATAGTGGCATCTGGAAGTGTGGATAACACCATCAAGCTCTGGGATGTAGCAACAGGTCGTGAGATAAGAACACTAAGCGGGCATAGTAAGTTGGTCCTATCAGTAGCCTTTTCCCCTGATGGCAGGATGGTGGCATCTGGAAGTGGGGATAAGACCATCAAGCTCTGGGATGTAGCAACCGGCAGAGAGATTCGCACCTTAAGCGGGCATAGTGGCGATGTCAAAGCAGTAGCCTTTTCCCCTGATGGCAGGATAGTAGCATCTGGAAGTGATGATAAGACCATCAAGCTATGGGATGTAGCAACAGGTCGTGAGATAAGAACACTAAGCGGGCATAGTCGCGATGTCAATGCTGTTGCCTTTTCCCCTGATGGCAGGATGGTGGCATCTGGAAGTTGGGATAAGACCATCAAGCTATGGGATGTAGCAACCGGCAGAGAGATTCGCACCTTAAGCGGGCATAGTGGCGATGTCGAAGCAGTAGCCTTTTCCCCTGATGGAAGGATAGTGGCATCAGGAAGTTGGGAAACCATCAAGCTCTGGGATGTAGCAACCGGCAGAGAGATTCGCACCTTAAGCGGGCATAGTGGCTGGGTCGAAGCAGTAGCCTTTTCCCCTGATGGAAGGATAGTGGCATCAGGAAGTTGGGAAACCATCAAGCTCTGGGATGTAGCAACAGGTCGTAAGATAAGAACACTAAGCGGGCATAGTTATTCTGTCAAAGCAGTAGCCTTTTCCCCTGATGGCAGGATAGTGGCATCAGGAAGTAGGGATAACACCATCAAGCTCTGGGATGTAGCAACAGGTCGTGAGATAAGAACACTAAGCGGGCATAGTAAGTTGGTCCTATCAGTAGCCTTTTCCCCTGATGGCAGGATAGTGGCATCAGGAAGTGAGGATAACACCATCAAGCTATGGGATGTAGCAACAGGTCGTGAGATAAGAACACTAAGCAGGCATAGTTATTCTGTCGAAGCAGTAGCCTTTTCCCCTGATGGCAGGATAGTGGCATCAGGAAGTTGGGAAACCATCAAGCTATGGGATGTAGCAACAGGTCGTGAGATAAGAACACTAAGGGGGCATAGTTATTCTGTCAAAGCAGTAGCCTTTTCCCCTGATGGCAGGATACTGGCATCAGGAAGTGAGGATAACACCATCAAGCTCTGGGATGTAGCAACTGGTCGTGAGATAAGAACACTAAGCGGGCATAGCAATTGGGTCCGATCAGTAGCCTTTTCCCCTGATGGCAGGATAGTGGCATCTGGAAGTTGGGATGGCACCATCAAGCTCTGGGATGTAGCAACTGGTCGTGAGATAAGAACACTAAGCGGGCATAGTTATTATGTCGAAGCAGTAGCCTTTTCCCCTGATGGCAGGATAGTGGCATCTGGAAGTGGGGATGGCACTACTCGCATATGGGACATCTCCACAGGCAAGGAGATTGCTCAATTCGTGGGCTTCACAGACGGCGAATGGGTCGTAATCACTCCAGAGGGCTACTACAATGCCTCTCCAGGTGGGGATAAGCACTTAAATGTCCGCATTGGAAACAATGTCTATAGCATAGAAAACTATCGTGAGGCATTTTATCGTCCTGACCTTGTGAAGGTTGCCCTATCTGGGGGCTCACTTAAGGAGTATAAGACCCTTGCTGATGTAAAACAGCCACCACTGGTAGAGATTATTGACACACCATCAAGCACCCGGAATGATGAAGTAAAGGTTACTGTGAGGCTTACAGACCAGGGTGGTGGTATTGGAGATATAAGGCTCTATCTCAATGATGTTGCTGTACTGGTAGACAGTGCAAGGGGTGTGAAGATTACTCCAAAGCCTGGTGAAAAGGCGATTTATAAGACCTACACCATAAAGCTCCTTAATGGTGAAAATGTTATTAAGGCAGTTGCCTTCAATGGAGACAACACCATGCAGAGTAACCCTGCAGTGCACAGGATCATCGCCTCCCTCTCCATCAAAAAGCCCTCTATGTATGCAGTTGTCATAGGCATAAATAAATACAAAAACCCCAAGCTTGAGCTAAAGTATGCAGTGGCAGATGCAAGGCTCTTTGCAGAGACATTAAAACAGATTGCAGGACCATTATTTCAAAGGGTAGAGATAAGGCTTTTAACAACAAAAGAGGAGACAACAAAGGAGAGTATCAAAAAGACCCTTGAGCAGATGAAAAATCTCAATCCAGATGATGTCTTTGTCTTTTATGTGGCAAGTCACGGCACAGTGGATGAGGGAGAGTATTTTTTGATCACTTCAAATGTTGGCTCTCTTAGCACCTTCAGGCTAAAAGAGGATGCCTTAACCCAGACAGAGCTAAAAGAGCTCATAGCCAATGTGCCATCAACAAAGAAGATGATAGTCATAGATACCTGCAATGCTGGAAAGCTTGGTGAGGCACTTCAGGTTGCCATGCTTACAAGGGGGATGAGTGAGGAGACAGCAGTAAAGATACTTTCCCGTGCAGTTGGCTCAACCATACTTAGTGCATCAACCTCACTTCAGGAGGCACTTGAGGGCTATCAGGGACACGGGCTGTTTACATATGTTCTTTCAGAAGGCATGAAGGGAAAAGCAGACATGGACAGGGATGGCTTTATAAAGACCCTTGAACTTGCAAACTATGTGGACAGTGAAGTTCCTGCCCTTGCAGAAAAGGTCTTTAAGCGAGCCCAGTATCCAACAGCAACCCCAAGCGGACAGGCTTTTCCGATAGGGAAGATAAGATAG
- a CDS encoding tetratricopeptide repeat protein, producing MRWKHLLISILIVFIPLTVTAQPKNEAERLWELGDKAYKEKRYKEAIYYYEKSLALCGNDYECYTSNYNGLGASYEDMGDDDKALFYYEKAIDAARKLGNKEWLADDLFLAGSIYYRRAIDYEKAYHYLEESRRLFAEINAKDSLPIVLHEFGKAALSIGKFNEALSSFNESTKLYKEKGDENSVGANLSFIGVVYHRMGQLEKALSYYEEALKLAKKYNNSEGISIVMRYIADTYAHLYKPEKAISYYQEAIEIQSKNNLKRELGVTLNNLGTLYFDLGQYEKALSNYEQALRIAKEQNDTPTIATILNNIGHDYSKLGRLDMAISYYQQSLEIERKLKRPHSLAYVLNNIGMQYFKAGKYNDALKYLYEALEIDKRLNNPYLLETRLNNIGAVYLKQGRLKEAEEVFIERKRLEEKIKPNRLLHLGLIEVYLLTGRYDEALRLANEIPPSWRDNPNRHFEYYTQVGLALKGKGNLQESAINLMNAINIVEDMRQSVSEKGQFFAGGGYYGRLTPYRAMISVLYEMFKKGYELTSGGRITFTPEASSWQIRTRRTAFNFLILGNNPASAAFYFSELTKARTFLEAMAGSAEKTTSAQIPPDLKNREDELTRELSYLDSQWESALKKGEQAVKELERRRQGVKKQLDELIEVLRKNYPRYAALHYPLPVKAEDLPLRTDEVLFEYAITDDATFLFIVRKGGVQRLIKIPISRESLEETVKSFIEPMNMKKPDKFSTAIAKKLYDILLSEALNEVKENEKIIIVPDGILGVLPFEALVIKEGTGIKDSIYIADKYTIAYYQSATILAFQRILKEISPEKTLFALGNPVFSRDDPRYIAWKQGKKEEFASLNQYAFRGLAIKAKWGAVTQEESNKIEFPPLPETEIEVREIARIMGVNPEPPQVLLSVMANETNLKQAGLEKYRYIHFATHASLPGMIQGVNEPFILLGQVENQGEDGFLTLSEVADMKLNADIVVLSACVTGVGKEVEGEGVVNFARAFQQAGAKAVIVSLWEVASEPAVEYMKTLYSHLKSGKSRAEAMKLTRQQLKSKYPSPFYWAVFILHGES from the coding sequence ATGAGATGGAAGCATCTTTTAATATCAATTTTAATAGTTTTTATTCCCCTGACAGTTACTGCTCAACCAAAAAATGAAGCTGAAAGACTGTGGGAGCTTGGAGATAAAGCTTACAAGGAAAAAAGATACAAAGAAGCGATCTACTATTATGAAAAGTCTCTTGCATTATGTGGAAATGATTATGAATGCTATACTTCTAACTACAATGGTCTTGGTGCATCGTACGAAGACATGGGAGATGATGACAAGGCACTGTTTTATTACGAAAAAGCAATTGATGCTGCAAGAAAACTTGGCAATAAAGAATGGCTTGCTGATGATCTTTTTCTTGCTGGTTCAATTTACTATCGTAGAGCAATTGATTATGAAAAAGCATACCACTATCTTGAAGAGTCAAGAAGGCTTTTTGCTGAAATCAATGCTAAAGATTCTCTTCCCATAGTTTTACACGAATTTGGAAAAGCTGCGCTGAGTATTGGTAAGTTTAATGAGGCTCTTTCAAGCTTCAATGAATCTACAAAACTTTACAAAGAAAAGGGAGATGAAAATTCTGTTGGAGCAAATCTTTCTTTTATCGGAGTGGTTTACCATAGGATGGGTCAGCTTGAAAAAGCTCTTTCCTATTATGAAGAGGCGTTAAAATTAGCAAAAAAATATAACAACTCAGAAGGGATCTCAATTGTAATGCGTTATATAGCAGACACATATGCTCACCTTTATAAGCCTGAAAAGGCTATTTCTTATTATCAGGAAGCAATAGAAATCCAGAGTAAAAACAATCTAAAACGAGAACTTGGAGTAACATTGAATAATCTTGGAACATTATATTTTGATCTCGGACAGTATGAAAAGGCTCTATCAAACTACGAACAGGCGCTTAGAATAGCAAAAGAACAAAATGATACTCCAACAATCGCAACAATACTTAATAATATTGGCCATGACTATTCCAAATTAGGCAGGCTTGATATGGCAATTTCTTATTATCAGCAGTCCCTTGAAATTGAAAGAAAACTGAAAAGACCTCATTCGCTTGCCTATGTTTTAAACAATATCGGAATGCAATATTTTAAAGCTGGTAAATACAATGATGCTTTAAAGTATCTCTATGAAGCCCTTGAAATTGATAAAAGACTGAATAATCCCTATCTTCTTGAAACAAGGCTCAATAATATTGGTGCTGTTTATCTAAAACAGGGAAGATTAAAAGAGGCAGAGGAGGTATTCATTGAAAGAAAAAGACTTGAAGAAAAAATTAAACCAAACAGACTGCTTCATCTCGGTCTCATAGAGGTATATCTTTTAACAGGCAGATATGATGAGGCATTAAGGCTTGCAAATGAGATTCCACCTTCATGGAGAGATAATCCAAATAGGCACTTTGAGTATTACACTCAGGTAGGACTGGCATTAAAAGGTAAAGGGAACTTACAGGAATCAGCAATTAATCTGATGAATGCTATAAACATAGTTGAAGACATGAGACAGTCAGTTAGTGAAAAAGGTCAATTTTTTGCAGGTGGTGGATATTACGGAAGGCTCACTCCATACAGAGCAATGATATCAGTGCTTTATGAGATGTTTAAAAAAGGTTATGAGCTTACTTCAGGTGGAAGAATAACTTTCACACCAGAGGCTTCATCATGGCAGATTCGCACAAGAAGAACTGCTTTTAATTTTTTGATTTTAGGAAATAATCCAGCATCTGCAGCCTTTTATTTCAGTGAACTTACAAAAGCGCGCACCTTTCTTGAGGCAATGGCAGGCTCTGCAGAAAAGACAACATCCGCCCAGATTCCGCCTGATTTAAAGAATCGTGAAGATGAATTAACCAGAGAGCTAAGTTATCTTGACAGCCAATGGGAAAGTGCTCTCAAAAAAGGTGAGCAGGCAGTAAAAGAGCTTGAGAGGAGAAGACAAGGAGTTAAAAAACAGCTTGATGAACTAATAGAAGTATTGAGAAAGAATTATCCAAGATATGCAGCCCTTCATTATCCTTTGCCTGTTAAAGCTGAAGACTTACCATTAAGAACAGATGAGGTTTTGTTTGAGTATGCAATAACTGATGATGCTACCTTCTTATTTATCGTAAGAAAAGGGGGTGTACAAAGGCTTATTAAGATACCCATTTCAAGAGAGTCCCTTGAAGAGACAGTGAAATCATTTATAGAGCCAATGAACATGAAAAAGCCTGATAAATTTTCAACAGCTATTGCGAAAAAGCTTTATGATATTCTTCTTTCAGAGGCATTAAATGAGGTAAAAGAAAATGAAAAGATAATCATAGTTCCTGATGGAATCTTGGGAGTTCTTCCTTTTGAGGCTCTTGTTATAAAAGAAGGAACAGGTATCAAAGATAGCATTTACATTGCAGACAAATACACAATTGCATACTATCAATCAGCAACAATCCTGGCATTTCAGAGAATTTTAAAAGAAATATCGCCAGAAAAAACACTTTTTGCACTGGGCAATCCAGTTTTTAGCAGAGATGACCCAAGATACATTGCATGGAAACAGGGAAAGAAAGAAGAGTTTGCCAGTCTCAATCAATATGCCTTCAGAGGACTTGCAATAAAAGCAAAATGGGGAGCAGTTACACAGGAGGAGTCCAACAAAATAGAATTTCCACCTCTGCCTGAGACAGAAATTGAGGTAAGAGAAATAGCAAGGATAATGGGCGTAAATCCAGAGCCTCCACAGGTTTTACTTTCAGTTATGGCAAATGAGACAAATCTTAAACAAGCAGGGCTTGAAAAATACAGATACATTCATTTTGCAACTCATGCATCCCTTCCTGGAATGATTCAGGGAGTAAATGAGCCTTTCATCCTTCTCGGGCAGGTTGAAAATCAGGGAGAGGATGGATTTTTAACATTAAGCGAAGTTGCTGATATGAAGCTCAATGCAGACATTGTGGTTTTGTCTGCCTGTGTTACTGGAGTTGGAAAGGAGGTTGAAGGAGAAGGAGTTGTAAACTTTGCAAGAGCATTTCAGCAGGCAGGAGCAAAGGCTGTGATAGTGAGTCTCTGGGAAGTGGCATCTGAGCCAGCAGTGGAATATATGAAGACTTTATATAGCCATCTGAAATCAGGCAAAAGCAGAGCCGAGGCAATGAAGCTGACAAGACAGCAATTGAAATCTAAATATCCAAGCCCATTTTATTGGGCAGTATTTATACTGCATGGAGAAAGTTAG
- a CDS encoding four helix bundle protein: protein MMVRYFEELDIWKEARLFTKKIYEITKNSSFSKDYGLVDQIRRASVSVMSNIAEGFERGSNQEFLQFLYIAKGSCGEVRTQLYVALDQGYIDKKDFDELLSSAKKLSIMISNLISHIKGSRFKGEKFKPVKHKSMKEEIEEIAKNLGIDIARKAQDDSK, encoded by the coding sequence ATGATGGTAAGATATTTTGAAGAGCTTGATATATGGAAAGAGGCGAGGCTTTTTACAAAAAAGATATATGAAATTACAAAAAATAGCTCATTTTCTAAAGACTATGGACTTGTTGACCAGATAAGAAGGGCATCTGTATCAGTGATGTCAAATATTGCAGAAGGCTTTGAAAGAGGTAGTAATCAGGAGTTTCTTCAGTTTCTATATATTGCAAAAGGTTCCTGTGGCGAGGTAAGAACCCAGCTATATGTTGCCTTAGACCAGGGTTATATAGATAAAAAGGATTTTGACGAACTACTCAGCTCAGCAAAGAAATTGTCCATAATGATTAGTAATTTAATCAGCCATATTAAAGGTAGCAGGTTTAAGGGAGAAAAGTTTAAACCAGTAAAACATAAATCAATGAAAGAAGAGATAGAGGAGATTGCAAAAAATCTTGGAATAGATATAGCACGAAAGGCTCAGGATGATTCAAAATAA
- a CDS encoding SHOCT domain-containing protein has protein sequence MKEKPKIASVRPSPFASWITIIGLVIFLFFGLFLMSDAPDNAPFALFRIIWIAACIGGIIYSIKNLSTYSRSEKNKIPITSTDVVKIEEGDEPGVKDFESRLRKLEALRKDGLITEEEYKQKRKEIMEEKW, from the coding sequence ATGAAAGAAAAACCAAAAATAGCCTCAGTTAGACCCTCTCCTTTTGCATCATGGATAACAATCATAGGGCTTGTAATATTTCTGTTCTTCGGACTGTTTTTAATGTCTGATGCTCCTGATAATGCACCTTTTGCCCTTTTCCGTATTATCTGGATTGCTGCATGTATCGGAGGCATCATATATTCAATTAAAAATCTATCCACATATTCCAGGTCAGAAAAAAATAAGATTCCCATTACTTCTACAGATGTAGTTAAGATAGAAGAGGGTGATGAACCAGGGGTAAAGGATTTTGAGTCGAGGCTTAGAAAACTTGAAGCATTGAGAAAAGATGGGCTTATTACTGAAGAAGAATACAAGCAGAAACGTAAGGAGATTATGGAGGAGAAGTGGTAA
- a CDS encoding DUF4384 domain-containing protein, producing MSKFITGLILSLIFVSYLYGAQSTITESEGYACMGEDRTKRQTEETALQDAKRKAIEQVSTYIQSETQVKDFELQKDIVNAYANAKVRVISAQAKWDSEPPKVGDCYRIKIKAEVIPDEEAMKRISQAKEIDDPLAPLKVRLWTEKKEYKAGERIKLYLKGNKPFYARVLYRQADGTVVQILPNPYRKDNYFQGGVVYEIPSGPDRFELETTPPFGEESFIVYASTGELGNIELEETGSVYKVRTSLNDAGDKTRGINIVEKGRVKSAEFVEEKVNIKVQDGSR from the coding sequence ATGAGTAAATTCATTACAGGATTAATACTTTCACTTATTTTTGTCTCGTATCTTTATGGAGCTCAGTCTACGATTACAGAATCAGAGGGCTATGCCTGCATGGGTGAAGACAGGACAAAAAGGCAGACAGAAGAGACAGCCCTTCAGGATGCAAAGAGAAAGGCAATTGAGCAGGTGAGCACCTATATCCAATCTGAAACACAGGTAAAGGACTTTGAACTTCAGAAAGACATTGTAAATGCCTATGCCAATGCAAAAGTAAGGGTTATTTCTGCTCAGGCAAAATGGGATAGTGAGCCACCAAAAGTTGGAGACTGTTACAGAATCAAGATCAAGGCAGAGGTCATCCCGGATGAAGAAGCGATGAAGCGGATTTCACAGGCAAAGGAGATTGATGATCCTTTAGCACCCCTGAAAGTCAGACTGTGGACTGAAAAAAAGGAATACAAAGCAGGCGAAAGAATAAAACTCTATCTCAAAGGTAACAAGCCCTTTTATGCAAGGGTTCTTTACAGACAGGCAGATGGCACAGTTGTGCAGATACTTCCAAATCCTTATAGAAAAGACAACTACTTTCAGGGTGGAGTAGTCTATGAGATTCCTTCAGGTCCAGACAGGTTTGAACTTGAGACAACACCTCCCTTTGGTGAGGAAAGCTTTATCGTATATGCAAGCACAGGAGAGCTCGGAAATATTGAGCTTGAAGAGACTGGCAGTGTCTATAAGGTCCGCACATCCCTTAATGACGCAGGAGATAAAACAAGGGGGATAAACATAGTTGAAAAAGGCAGAGTAAAATCTGCCGAGTTTGTAGAGGAGAAAGTAAATATAAAGGTTCAAGATGGTTCAAGGTAG
- a CDS encoding UPF0175 family protein, which translates to MSISVTLPEINIPEGELKLMLSIKLLEEGLVSLGKAAEIAGYSEKAYVEILLHRGVSPIRYQNLNLEKEFNNA; encoded by the coding sequence ATGAGTATATCTGTAACATTGCCTGAAATAAATATACCAGAAGGTGAGTTAAAACTTATGCTTTCTATAAAATTATTAGAAGAGGGGTTAGTCTCTCTCGGAAAGGCAGCAGAAATCGCAGGATATTCAGAAAAAGCTTATGTTGAAATACTATTGCATAGAGGGGTTTCACCAATTAGATATCAGAATTTAAATCTTGAAAAAGAGTTTAATAATGCATGA
- a CDS encoding DUF3368 domain-containing protein has product MHDRIIADTSVLIALEKINLLDLLCKIYKEVIIPEGVLKEFGSINLGCFSTKSVDSKLVNLFIKEMNLGKGEAEVIALSYNTGIPVLIDDLRARKLADEIGLTVSGTIGVLMKAQKMGIIESALEKVLELKKMGFYISDEIIRHISRFY; this is encoded by the coding sequence ATGCATGATAGAATTATAGCGGACACATCTGTCTTGATTGCCCTTGAGAAGATTAACCTTCTTGACTTATTGTGTAAGATTTATAAGGAAGTTATCATACCAGAGGGGGTGCTAAAGGAATTTGGTAGTATCAATTTGGGTTGTTTTTCAACTAAAAGTGTTGATAGCAAATTGGTTAACCTTTTTATAAAGGAAATGAATCTTGGTAAGGGAGAAGCAGAGGTAATAGCCTTGTCTTACAATACTGGCATTCCTGTTTTAATTGATGATTTAAGGGCAAGAAAACTGGCTGATGAAATAGGATTAACAGTAAGTGGAACAATAGGAGTATTAATGAAAGCTCAGAAAATGGGGATTATAGAGAGTGCTTTGGAAAAGGTTTTAGAGCTTAAGAAAATGGGCTTTTATATTTCAGATGAAATAATAAGACACATTAGCAGATTTTACTGA
- a CDS encoding SIMPL domain-containing protein — protein sequence MKKLLIIFITFFVLIATSTYAQDDTTVFIILEEVKELIPDILSLSVGVNVNTSKEVDAVNILGAVDKSLKNLGFEYRGGKYYVTKNCWWEENKQKCSGYKGSIHYLFELKEPSQQNKIFQELANFKEKYGEKMDFIVSTPEWTVSKKNLRNAEDALKIEIIGNAQNFAKKVSEKMGKTCSLTSIDYDIRRPSWWWKEEEVSYMMKTTKSMVEAPEPKKEEKTVSVKASVKMICR from the coding sequence ATGAAAAAATTATTGATAATTTTTATCACATTTTTTGTATTAATTGCCACTTCTACATACGCCCAGGACGATACAACGGTTTTCATAATCCTTGAAGAAGTAAAAGAGCTTATTCCAGACATTCTCTCTTTGAGTGTTGGAGTTAATGTAAATACATCAAAGGAAGTTGATGCCGTAAACATTCTTGGTGCAGTAGATAAATCTTTGAAAAATCTTGGTTTTGAATATCGTGGTGGAAAATATTATGTTACTAAAAACTGCTGGTGGGAAGAAAATAAACAAAAATGCTCAGGCTACAAAGGTTCAATTCACTACTTATTTGAATTAAAAGAACCTTCTCAGCAGAATAAAATTTTTCAAGAACTGGCAAATTTTAAAGAAAAATACGGTGAAAAAATGGATTTCATAGTATCAACTCCAGAGTGGACTGTGTCCAAAAAGAATCTTCGTAATGCTGAAGATGCATTGAAAATTGAGATAATTGGTAATGCTCAAAATTTTGCCAAAAAAGTTTCTGAAAAAATGGGTAAAACTTGTAGTTTAACCAGCATAGACTATGACATTAGAAGACCTTCATGGTGGTGGAAAGAAGAAGAGGTTTCTTATATGATGAAAACAACAAAATCAATGGTAGAAGCACCAGAACCTAAGAAGGAAGAAAAGACAGTTTCAGTAAAAGCTTCTGTAAAGATGATTTGCAGGTAA
- a CDS encoding S-layer homology domain-containing protein: MKYLKILVFLSIIVIAIYGCAPKEVSKCTLPEDNPEYHYLIGMKALEDGKIELAIEKFERAIYCDENFSKAYSGLAIAKSEKVKKIQDPEIKKIEIERINKDLKTAKKKAETPQQEFDYYMAKIRSLTNLKTNSLEETEKAYFNVLNIKVDDAQLTYYQGKEAAHYFMGLAYFDALDFEKAKDKFRAVLNSKIDGKWNEKADRAWKKTDKIIRAMAGITVGDAGKKIAVKDSITRAELVALLINELKIDRVFSGKIPIQSEIKQIKPEFIPADIINNPFKQEILTILKWKIRGLEPKYDETVKAYLFKPDEIVKRGEMALILEDVLIKLTGDEKIATAFFGHEKSPFPDIRPTSPIYNAVMNMTTRGIMEPELSGEFDPEKPVDGAEAILAIRMLKQKINIY; encoded by the coding sequence ATGAAATATTTAAAAATTTTAGTTTTCCTATCTATTATTGTCATAGCTATCTATGGATGTGCTCCAAAGGAAGTCTCAAAATGCACTCTTCCTGAAGACAATCCAGAATACCATTATCTCATTGGAATGAAAGCTCTGGAAGATGGGAAAATTGAGCTTGCAATTGAGAAGTTTGAGAGAGCCATTTACTGCGATGAAAACTTCTCAAAGGCTTATTCAGGGCTTGCTATTGCAAAGTCTGAAAAAGTTAAGAAAATTCAGGATCCTGAAATTAAAAAAATTGAAATTGAAAGAATTAACAAAGACCTGAAAACTGCCAAAAAGAAAGCAGAGACTCCTCAGCAAGAGTTTGACTACTACATGGCAAAAATAAGAAGTTTAACCAATCTCAAAACAAACTCACTTGAGGAAACTGAAAAAGCCTATTTCAATGTACTGAACATTAAAGTTGATGATGCTCAACTTACTTATTATCAAGGTAAAGAAGCAGCCCATTATTTTATGGGGCTTGCATATTTTGATGCACTTGATTTTGAAAAAGCAAAGGACAAATTCAGAGCTGTTTTGAACTCAAAGATAGATGGAAAATGGAATGAAAAAGCTGACAGAGCCTGGAAAAAAACTGATAAAATCATCCGTGCAATGGCTGGAATAACAGTTGGCGATGCTGGCAAAAAAATCGCAGTCAAAGATTCAATAACAAGAGCTGAACTTGTAGCTTTGCTTATCAATGAACTTAAAATTGACAGGGTTTTTTCTGGCAAAATTCCGATTCAAAGTGAGATTAAACAGATAAAGCCAGAATTTATACCTGCTGACATCATCAACAATCCATTTAAACAGGAGATACTAACAATACTCAAATGGAAAATTAGAGGACTTGAACCAAAATATGATGAAACAGTAAAGGCATATCTTTTTAAACCAGATGAAATTGTAAAAAGAGGTGAAATGGCTTTGATACTTGAAGATGTATTGATTAAGCTTACAGGTGATGAAAAAATTGCAACCGCATTTTTCGGGCATGAAAAATCTCCATTCCCGGATATAAGACCAACATCTCCAATTTACAATGCTGTTATGAACATGACAACAAGGGGGATTATGGAGCCAGAGCTTTCAGGAGAATTTGATCCTGAAAAACCAGTTGATGGAGCAGAGGCAATTCTTGCAATAAGAATGTTAAAACAAAAAATAAACATTTATTAG